The Calditerrivibrio sp. region CTTTTTTGTATACCGTAGGATAGCTCAAATACATGTTTTTTGCGCACTGAGGAGAGATCCAGAAAGTCAATAATCTCCTCGACAAACTCCCTGTGTTTCACCTCCTCCTTTAAAGCCTTACCAAAATAAAGAATAGAAGATAAAAGACCATATTTCATATATATATGTCTTGAGAGCATAAGATTATCCAGCACTGTCATCCCCTTGAATAATTCAAGGTTTTGAAAGGTTCTTACAAGTCCTAACCCCGCTCTTTTTTTAACAGGAAGGTTGGTTATATCTGTTCCATCGAAAAAGATGCTACCCCTTTTGGGTTTGTAGATCCCTGTGATTGTATTTAAAACACTTGTTTTACCTGCTCCATTTGGACCAATTATGGAGAAGATCTCCCCCTTGTTAACTTTAAAAGAGACCCCAGCAACCGCCATTATACCACCAAAACTTAGGTATATGTTTTTTACTTCGAGTAAATGAGACATATATCTCCTAAAAGTTAAATTTAGTGCATAATAAATAGTGGATTTCGTCTGTCAAGTCAAGAGGTAAATTTAGT contains the following coding sequences:
- a CDS encoding ABC transporter ATP-binding protein is translated as MSHLLEVKNIYLSFGGIMAVAGVSFKVNKGEIFSIIGPNGAGKTSVLNTITGIYKPKRGSIFFDGTDITNLPVKKRAGLGLVRTFQNLELFKGMTVLDNLMLSRHIYMKYGLLSSILYFGKALKEEVKHREFVEEIIDFLDLSSVRKKHVFELSYGIQKRIELARALCLEPKLLMLDEPMAGMNTEETEDMARYIIDINEEMGITIILIEHDMNVVMDLSHRVVALDFGEKICEGKPADVAKDERVLSAYLGEEKWI